In one window of Vibrio sp. JC009 DNA:
- the kefB gene encoding glutathione-regulated potassium-efflux system protein KefB yields MAATNELLQSGVIFLSSAVIAVPLAQRMGLGSVLGYLLAGIAIGPWGFGLISDVEEILHFAEFGVVLLLFLIGLELNPKKLWEMRYPILGLGGAQVVVTSAVIASVSCMFGIGWQNSLVIGMGLALSSTAIALRVIEEQGLGGSETGQSGFAVLLFQDIAVIPMLALLPLLAGKVGGDWRDALWMLGSIVVFLVGGHFLLRPLFRYIVITGVRELFTVAALLLVIGIALIMQKLGFSMALGTFLAGVLLAESEFRHELEIAIEPFKGLLLGLFFIAVGMAVNLGLLVLEPVKILLAVIGLVVAKGLILYVLARLFGTRPKARSKMAAILSQGGEFAFVLFTAAQAENLLSTDLVEFLLVVVSLSMVTTPLLLLAQKKWFSVTINVTESESGPDNIVDKKPRVIIAGFGRFGQVIGRLMYANKIKITVLESDASQIQLLKKYGYKVFYGDATQLDLLRAAGAETAEAMVICTDNPGEVLEITSICQQHFPNMKVLARARSRVEAYQLLHHGVENYSRETFLGALDLGRQTLVELGMHPHQAKRAESYFRKLDNAMLEELLPQHADDKSSALKSIQARKDLEEIFTLEMEKDNHAGDYW; encoded by the coding sequence ATGGCTGCGACAAATGAGTTACTCCAGAGCGGAGTTATTTTTCTCTCTTCAGCTGTGATAGCGGTGCCTCTGGCGCAGAGAATGGGACTGGGCTCTGTGCTCGGTTATCTGCTTGCCGGTATTGCAATCGGTCCCTGGGGATTCGGATTAATCAGCGATGTGGAAGAGATACTTCACTTTGCTGAGTTCGGTGTTGTTCTGCTGCTGTTTCTGATTGGTCTGGAGCTGAACCCTAAAAAGTTGTGGGAGATGCGCTATCCGATCCTTGGTTTGGGCGGTGCTCAGGTGGTTGTGACCAGTGCAGTTATTGCCTCGGTGAGCTGCATGTTTGGTATTGGCTGGCAAAACAGTCTGGTGATAGGGATGGGGCTGGCTCTCTCTTCCACGGCCATTGCATTAAGAGTAATTGAAGAGCAGGGGCTTGGCGGATCTGAAACCGGACAGTCCGGATTTGCGGTGCTCTTGTTTCAGGATATTGCCGTGATTCCTATGCTTGCCTTGCTGCCTCTGCTGGCTGGAAAGGTCGGCGGAGACTGGCGTGATGCCTTGTGGATGTTGGGGAGTATTGTGGTCTTTCTGGTTGGCGGGCACTTCCTGCTCAGGCCGCTGTTCCGCTATATCGTGATTACCGGTGTAAGAGAGTTGTTTACGGTGGCGGCTTTGTTACTGGTTATTGGCATTGCACTTATTATGCAAAAGCTCGGTTTTTCTATGGCTCTGGGGACTTTTCTTGCCGGTGTTTTGCTTGCAGAAAGTGAATTCCGGCATGAACTGGAAATTGCCATTGAGCCTTTCAAAGGCTTGTTACTCGGCCTTTTCTTTATCGCAGTGGGAATGGCGGTGAACCTTGGCCTTCTGGTGCTCGAACCGGTAAAAATTCTTTTAGCTGTAATAGGTTTGGTGGTTGCAAAAGGGCTTATTCTTTATGTCTTAGCCCGGCTGTTTGGTACCCGGCCCAAAGCCCGCAGTAAGATGGCCGCCATCTTAAGTCAGGGCGGTGAGTTTGCTTTTGTTCTCTTTACGGCCGCTCAGGCTGAAAATTTGCTGAGTACAGACCTGGTTGAGTTTCTGCTGGTGGTGGTGAGCTTATCCATGGTAACCACACCACTGTTGCTGCTTGCGCAGAAAAAGTGGTTCTCTGTGACCATTAATGTGACTGAGTCTGAGTCGGGCCCGGATAATATCGTCGATAAAAAGCCCAGAGTGATTATTGCCGGATTTGGCCGTTTTGGTCAGGTTATCGGCCGTCTTATGTATGCCAATAAAATCAAAATCACTGTACTGGAAAGCGACGCCAGCCAGATCCAGTTGCTGAAAAAATACGGCTACAAAGTGTTTTATGGTGATGCCACTCAGCTGGATCTGCTCAGAGCGGCGGGAGCAGAAACTGCCGAAGCCATGGTTATCTGTACCGATAACCCAGGTGAGGTTCTGGAAATAACTTCAATCTGTCAGCAGCATTTCCCGAATATGAAAGTTCTGGCACGAGCCCGGAGCCGGGTAGAGGCCTACCAGTTGCTTCACCACGGTGTTGAAAACTATTCAAGAGAGACTTTTTTAGGCGCACTGGATCTTGGAAGGCAGACTCTGGTGGAGTTAGGTATGCACCCTCATCAGGCTAAGCGAGCGGAGTCCTATTTCAGAAAACTGGATAATGCCATGCTTGAGGAGTTATTGCCGCAGCATGCCGACGATAAAAGCTCCGCGCTTAAATCTATACAGGCCAGGAAGGATCTGGAGGAGATCTTTACGCTGGAGATGGAGAAGGATAATCATGCGGGGGATTATTGGTAA
- the slyD gene encoding peptidylprolyl isomerase, protein MQIEKNVVVSLAYQVKLEDGVVVDQATTDAPLDYLHGHNNLITGLENELEGKVTGDKFSVTVAPEDAYGEHNDALVQRVPADVFQGVDQVEVGMRFMADTDQGPIPVEITEVDGDEVVVDGNHMLAGQTLTFDVEVMATREATAEEVEHGHIHRSGGCGCSGKGKEEGCCGGEGEDKEEGCCGGGGNGEGCGCSH, encoded by the coding sequence ATGCAAATTGAAAAGAACGTAGTAGTAAGCCTTGCTTACCAGGTTAAACTTGAAGACGGTGTTGTGGTTGATCAGGCAACAACTGATGCGCCACTGGACTACCTGCATGGTCACAACAATCTGATCACCGGTCTTGAAAACGAACTGGAAGGTAAAGTAACAGGCGATAAGTTCTCAGTTACTGTTGCTCCGGAAGATGCTTACGGTGAACACAACGACGCGCTGGTTCAGCGTGTACCTGCTGATGTATTTCAGGGTGTTGATCAGGTTGAGGTGGGTATGCGCTTTATGGCTGATACTGACCAGGGTCCGATTCCTGTAGAAATCACAGAAGTTGACGGTGATGAAGTCGTGGTTGACGGTAACCATATGCTTGCTGGCCAGACTCTGACTTTCGATGTTGAAGTAATGGCAACCCGCGAAGCGACTGCTGAAGAAGTTGAGCATGGTCATATCCACAGATCTGGCGGTTGTGGCTGCAGCGGCAAAGGTAAAGAAGAAGGTTGCTGTGGCGGTGAAGGCGAAGATAAAGAAGAAGGCTGCTGCGGTGGTGGCGGTAACGGCGAAGGGTGTGGATGTTCGCACTAA
- a CDS encoding isoaspartyl peptidase/L-asparaginase: MPTPFSLAIHAGAGTIEKSKMSPELETEIRAALEFAVKTGHKELAQGKDALDAVVAAVKVLEDCPHFNAGKGSVLTHSEMVEMDASVMHGKDLNAGAVASVRHIKNPVELAREVMLKSNHVMLFGEGAEEFAFEHGYEYTEQDYFFTDRRYEQLQSMKEKGICAISESRYPDDHKYGTVGAVALDKQGNLAAATSTGGLTNKKYGRVGDTPIIGGGTFAENNVVAVSATGEGEYFIRKCVASDVAARMRYLKEDVYTASEMIIQGDLKLMGGEGGLIAIDKDGNIHCAMNSSGMYRATVDVRGEVEVKIYVDE, encoded by the coding sequence ATGCCAACCCCCTTCTCCCTCGCCATCCACGCCGGTGCCGGAACCATCGAAAAATCCAAAATGTCTCCTGAACTGGAAACGGAAATCAGAGCTGCGTTAGAGTTCGCGGTTAAAACCGGTCATAAAGAGTTAGCGCAGGGGAAAGATGCTCTGGATGCAGTTGTGGCTGCGGTTAAGGTGCTGGAGGATTGTCCGCACTTTAATGCAGGTAAGGGTTCGGTGCTTACTCATTCTGAAATGGTTGAGATGGATGCTTCTGTTATGCATGGTAAAGATCTTAATGCGGGTGCTGTAGCTTCGGTCCGGCATATTAAGAACCCGGTTGAACTGGCCCGGGAAGTGATGCTTAAAAGTAACCATGTGATGCTTTTTGGGGAAGGGGCGGAAGAGTTCGCCTTTGAACATGGTTATGAATACACAGAGCAGGATTACTTCTTTACTGATCGTCGTTATGAACAACTGCAATCCATGAAAGAGAAAGGTATTTGCGCTATCTCTGAATCCCGCTATCCGGACGACCATAAATACGGCACCGTCGGTGCTGTCGCTCTGGACAAACAGGGCAATCTTGCAGCAGCAACCAGCACGGGCGGCCTGACCAATAAAAAGTATGGCCGGGTAGGTGACACGCCAATTATCGGAGGTGGCACATTCGCTGAGAACAATGTCGTGGCGGTTTCTGCGACTGGCGAGGGTGAATACTTTATCCGAAAATGTGTTGCATCAGATGTCGCTGCAAGAATGCGTTATCTAAAAGAAGATGTTTATACCGCTTCCGAAATGATTATTCAGGGTGACCTGAAACTGATGGGCGGTGAGGGTGGATTGATTGCGATCGATAAGGACGGGAATATTCATTGTGCTATGAATAGTTCGGGGATGTATCGGGCGACGGTGGATGTTCGGGGGGAGGTTGAGGTTAAGATTTATGTGGATGAATAA
- a CDS encoding SlyX family protein, whose protein sequence is MSETSTQELEQRINDLEVKAAFQEQTIEELNEALSQQQLLISKMQEQMKFVVGKLKGMDSSNMAKESEETPPPHY, encoded by the coding sequence ATGAGTGAAACAAGCACACAAGAACTCGAGCAGAGAATCAATGACCTTGAAGTAAAAGCAGCCTTCCAGGAACAGACCATAGAAGAGCTGAACGAAGCCCTTAGTCAGCAGCAACTTCTGATTTCAAAAATGCAGGAGCAGATGAAGTTTGTGGTTGGGAAGCTGAAGGGGATGGATAGTTCTAATATGGCGAAAGAGTCGGAGGAGACTCCACCGCCGCACTACTAA
- the fkpA gene encoding FKBP-type peptidyl-prolyl cis-trans isomerase, translating to MKPFFKVSLLAATVMLAVGCGKEEPKPEAAPKVEEQAQVEQAVKFQSEDDKASYAIGLSFANYLSESIEKPAEFGIELKKELVLKGIEDVFAGKGDLTEEEARAALEDLDKRVAAKMQEAAVEKAAATKKEGADFRAEFEKQEGVAKTDTGLLYQILTPAEGNKPAETDTVEVHYVGTLIDGTKFDSSYDRNAPATFPLNRVIPGWTEGVQLMPVGSKFKFVIPPELAYGEQDTPTIPANSTLVFEVELLSIDNGEVEETATQ from the coding sequence ATGAAACCTTTTTTTAAAGTGTCTCTGCTGGCAGCGACAGTAATGTTAGCGGTAGGTTGTGGTAAAGAAGAGCCAAAACCAGAAGCAGCCCCTAAGGTAGAAGAGCAGGCTCAGGTTGAGCAGGCTGTTAAATTCCAGTCAGAAGATGACAAAGCATCTTATGCAATTGGTCTTTCTTTTGCGAACTACCTGTCAGAGAGCATTGAAAAGCCAGCTGAGTTTGGTATTGAGCTGAAAAAAGAGCTGGTACTAAAAGGTATTGAAGATGTGTTTGCCGGTAAAGGCGACCTGACTGAAGAAGAAGCGCGTGCAGCTCTTGAAGATCTTGATAAGCGTGTAGCAGCTAAGATGCAGGAAGCGGCAGTTGAGAAAGCAGCGGCAACTAAGAAAGAAGGTGCAGACTTCCGCGCTGAGTTTGAAAAGCAGGAAGGCGTGGCGAAAACAGACACTGGTCTTCTTTACCAGATTCTGACACCGGCAGAAGGCAACAAGCCGGCTGAAACTGATACTGTTGAAGTTCACTATGTTGGTACGCTAATCGACGGTACTAAGTTTGACAGCTCTTACGATCGTAATGCGCCGGCAACTTTCCCGCTTAACCGCGTTATCCCTGGCTGGACTGAAGGCGTACAGCTAATGCCTGTTGGTTCTAAGTTCAAGTTCGTTATCCCGCCAGAGCTTGCATACGGTGAGCAGGATACTCCGACGATTCCGGCTAACTCTACGCTGGTATTCGAAGTTGAGCTGCTGAGCATTGATAACGGTGAAGTAGAAGAGACTGCTACTCAGTAA
- a CDS encoding transcriptional regulator, with protein MTTTEALHADALMEMESVFVEPFSEHDLIILKSYEAVVDGLAGLIGPFCEIVLHSLENLDTSAIKIANGENTGRHVGSPITDMALKMLRDIESTERNFSRAYFTRAKGGVLMKSITIAIRNGNNRVIGLLCININLDAPFSQILQSFMPTEEAKEAASTVNFASDVVELVDQTVEMTIEEINADKSVSNNTKNRQIVMELYDKGIFDIKDAINRVADRLNISKHTVYLYIRQRKTEDGEK; from the coding sequence GTGACTACAACAGAAGCATTGCATGCAGATGCATTAATGGAAATGGAATCGGTTTTTGTTGAACCCTTTAGTGAACACGATCTGATCATACTTAAATCGTATGAAGCCGTGGTAGATGGACTTGCCGGTCTGATTGGGCCTTTCTGTGAAATTGTTCTTCACTCTCTGGAAAACCTGGATACTTCCGCAATCAAAATTGCCAACGGTGAGAATACAGGGCGTCATGTCGGTTCTCCGATTACCGATATGGCTCTGAAAATGTTAAGAGACATTGAAAGCACGGAAAGAAACTTCTCCCGTGCTTACTTTACCCGCGCAAAGGGTGGCGTGTTGATGAAGTCCATCACTATCGCTATCCGTAACGGCAATAACCGCGTTATCGGTCTGCTGTGTATCAATATCAATCTGGATGCACCTTTCTCACAGATCCTTCAGTCCTTTATGCCGACAGAAGAGGCGAAAGAAGCCGCTTCAACCGTTAACTTTGCCAGTGATGTGGTTGAGCTGGTGGACCAGACGGTTGAAATGACCATCGAAGAGATCAATGCAGATAAGTCGGTTTCTAACAACACCAAGAACCGTCAGATTGTGATGGAGCTGTATGACAAAGGTATCTTTGATATTAAAGATGCGATTAACCGTGTTGCTGACCGCCTGAACATTTCCAAACATACGGTCTACCTTTATATCCGTCAGCGTAAAACTGAGGACGGCGAAAAGTGA
- the tusD gene encoding sulfurtransferase complex subunit TusD codes for MSLTYTLLVNGSVYGSQSARNAYAFACALIEKGHTLKSVFFYQDGVNNGSKLVVPANDEFDLTAAWQKLALENSVSLETCVAAALRRGVIGHQEASQHGLDTDNLAHGFEQTGLGSLAEALLTQDRVVQF; via the coding sequence GTGAGTCTGACTTACACCCTTCTTGTTAACGGTTCTGTTTATGGCAGCCAGTCTGCCAGAAACGCCTATGCCTTTGCCTGTGCGCTAATAGAAAAGGGGCATACGCTTAAATCCGTGTTCTTTTACCAGGATGGTGTAAATAATGGTTCAAAGCTGGTGGTTCCGGCGAATGACGAGTTTGACCTGACCGCTGCGTGGCAGAAACTGGCACTGGAAAACAGTGTCAGCCTGGAAACCTGCGTAGCGGCTGCCCTTCGCCGTGGCGTTATAGGTCACCAGGAAGCTTCTCAGCACGGCCTGGATACCGATAACCTGGCACACGGGTTTGAACAAACCGGACTAGGCAGTCTGGCGGAAGCCCTGCTTACTCAGGATAGAGTGGTACAGTTCTGA
- the tusC gene encoding sulfurtransferase complex subunit TusC, protein MMKLGFIFKTSPHSTSSGREGLDALLAASAYSEDISVFFIGDGVTQLLGSQDPKAILSRDYAPAYKLMELYDVENVYLCSDSLAALGLAEAELIIDAEKLSKSDIALKIHQCDKLLTF, encoded by the coding sequence CTGATGAAGCTTGGATTTATCTTTAAAACCTCACCGCACAGCACAAGCTCAGGAAGAGAAGGTCTAGACGCCTTACTGGCTGCTTCCGCCTATAGCGAAGATATCTCGGTCTTCTTTATTGGCGACGGGGTTACCCAGCTTTTGGGCTCCCAGGATCCAAAAGCTATTTTATCCCGCGATTATGCTCCGGCTTATAAGCTGATGGAGTTGTACGATGTGGAAAATGTATACCTCTGTTCCGACTCTTTAGCCGCACTTGGTCTGGCTGAAGCAGAGCTAATAATAGATGCAGAGAAGCTGTCTAAAAGCGATATCGCCCTGAAAATCCACCAATGCGACAAACTGCTAACTTTCTGA
- the tusB gene encoding sulfurtransferase complex subunit TusB, with protein sequence MLHIVKHYRALNDVIDYSLAEDKILLVEDAVYAAVSGHKSHGLLKDATQGIYVLEADLQARGLEGAGFTVVDFGGFVGLTEGEGKSVTW encoded by the coding sequence ATGCTGCATATTGTTAAACATTACCGCGCACTAAACGACGTTATCGATTATTCGCTAGCTGAAGATAAGATTCTGCTGGTGGAAGATGCCGTTTATGCCGCAGTATCGGGGCATAAGTCTCACGGCCTGCTGAAAGATGCGACGCAGGGTATTTATGTTCTGGAGGCGGACCTTCAGGCCAGGGGGCTGGAAGGTGCCGGGTTTACGGTGGTTGATTTTGGTGGGTTTGTGGGGTTGACGGAAGGGGAAGGGAAGTCGGTTACTTGGTAA
- the rpsL gene encoding 30S ribosomal protein S12 encodes MATINQLVRKPRVKQVVKSNVPALEACPQKRGVCTRVYTTTPKKPNSALRKVCRVRLTNGFEVTSYIGGEGHNLQEHSVVLIRGGRVKDLPGVRYHTVRGALDCAGVNDRKQGRSKYGVKKPKS; translated from the coding sequence ATGGCAACTATTAACCAGTTGGTACGTAAACCTCGCGTTAAGCAAGTTGTAAAAAGCAACGTGCCTGCGCTAGAAGCGTGCCCACAAAAGCGTGGTGTATGTACTCGTGTTTACACTACTACACCTAAAAAACCTAACTCAGCACTTCGTAAAGTTTGTCGTGTACGTCTGACAAACGGCTTCGAAGTAACTTCGTACATCGGCGGTGAAGGTCACAACCTTCAGGAGCACTCAGTTGTTCTTATCCGTGGCGGTCGTGTTAAAGACCTTCCAGGTGTGCGTTACCACACTGTTCGCGGCGCACTTGACTGTGCTGGCGTAAATGACCGTAAGCAAGGTCGTTCTAAGTACGGTGTGAAAAAACCTAAGTCTTAA
- the rpsG gene encoding 30S ribosomal protein S7, translating into MPRRRVIGQRKILPDPKFKSELLAKFVNIVMVDGKKSTAEKIVYGALDTMAEKSGKDHLAVFEEALENVRPAVEVKSRRVGGSTYQVPVEVRPVRRNALAMRWLVEAARKRGEKSMAARLAAEMLDASENKGTAVKKREDVHRMADANKAFAHYRW; encoded by the coding sequence ATGCCACGTCGTCGCGTTATTGGTCAGCGTAAGATCCTTCCAGATCCAAAGTTCAAATCTGAACTGCTGGCAAAATTTGTAAACATCGTTATGGTTGACGGTAAGAAATCAACTGCTGAAAAAATCGTATACGGTGCACTAGATACTATGGCTGAGAAGTCTGGCAAAGACCACTTAGCTGTATTTGAAGAAGCTCTTGAAAATGTTCGCCCTGCGGTAGAGGTTAAATCTCGTCGTGTGGGTGGTTCAACTTACCAGGTACCTGTAGAAGTACGTCCGGTTCGCCGTAACGCACTTGCTATGCGTTGGTTGGTTGAAGCTGCGCGTAAGCGTGGTGAAAAATCTATGGCTGCACGCCTGGCTGCTGAAATGCTGGATGCGTCAGAAAACAAAGGTACTGCTGTGAAGAAACGTGAAGACGTTCACCGCATGGCAGATGCGAACAAAGCATTCGCTCATTACCGCTGGTAA
- the fusA gene encoding elongation factor G: MARKTPIERYRNIGIVAHVDAGKTTTSERILFYTGLSHKIGEVHDGAATMDWMEQEQERGITITSAATTTFWRGMEAQFDEHRINIIDTPGHVDFTIEVERSLRVLDGAVVVFCGASGVEPQSETVWRQADKYQVPRMVFVNKMDRAGADFIRVVEQIKDRLGATPVPIQLNIGAEDEFKGVIDLIKMKAINWNEADQGMTFSYEEIPADMLELAEEYRTNMIEAAAEATEELMEKYLEEGELTEAELKEGLRTRTLNNEIVLATCGSAFKNKGVQAVLDAVIEYLPAPVDVPAIKGVDDNENEVERHADDKEPFSALAFKIATDPFVGTLTFMRVYSGVVNSGDTVYNSVKQKRERFGRIVQMHSNKREEVKEVRAGDIAAAIGLKEVTTGDTLCDQNAKVVLERMEFPDPVIQIAVEPRSKADQEKMGIALGKLAAEDPSFRVETDDETGQTLISGMGELHLDIIVDRMKREFSVDCNVGKPQVAYRETIRGTTEVEGKFVRQSGGRGQYGHVWLKIEPAEQGEGFVFVDEIVGGVVPKEYISSVGKGVEEQMNNGVLAGYPVLDVKATLFDGSYHDVDSSEMAFKIAGSMAFRKGALEAQPVLLEPMMKVEVTTPEDWMGDVVGDLNRRRGIIEGMDEGPAGLKIVRAQVPLSEMFGYATDLRSATQGRASYSMEFSEYAEVPKNVAEAIIAERG; this comes from the coding sequence GTGGCACGTAAAACTCCGATTGAGCGTTACCGCAACATAGGTATTGTTGCTCACGTAGACGCAGGTAAAACAACCACAAGTGAGCGTATTCTGTTCTACACTGGCCTATCCCACAAAATCGGTGAAGTTCACGATGGCGCTGCAACCATGGACTGGATGGAACAGGAGCAGGAGCGTGGTATCACAATCACATCTGCTGCAACTACTACCTTCTGGCGTGGTATGGAAGCTCAGTTTGATGAACACCGTATCAATATTATCGACACCCCTGGACACGTAGACTTCACCATCGAAGTAGAGCGTTCTCTTCGTGTACTTGACGGTGCAGTAGTCGTGTTCTGTGGTGCATCTGGTGTTGAACCTCAATCTGAAACTGTATGGCGTCAGGCTGACAAATACCAGGTTCCTCGTATGGTATTTGTAAACAAGATGGACCGTGCAGGCGCAGACTTCATTCGCGTAGTTGAACAGATCAAAGACCGTCTTGGTGCTACTCCTGTTCCAATCCAGCTAAACATTGGTGCGGAAGACGAGTTTAAGGGCGTTATCGACCTTATCAAGATGAAGGCTATCAACTGGAACGAAGCTGATCAGGGCATGACCTTCTCATATGAAGAGATTCCTGCCGATATGCTTGAGCTGGCTGAAGAATACCGCACCAACATGATTGAAGCGGCAGCTGAAGCAACTGAAGAGCTGATGGAAAAATACCTTGAAGAAGGCGAGCTGACAGAAGCTGAGCTGAAAGAAGGTCTGCGTACCCGTACACTAAATAACGAAATTGTTCTGGCTACCTGTGGTAGTGCATTTAAGAACAAAGGTGTACAGGCAGTACTTGATGCAGTAATCGAATATCTTCCTGCTCCAGTTGATGTACCTGCAATCAAAGGTGTTGACGACAACGAAAACGAAGTTGAGCGTCATGCTGATGATAAAGAACCTTTCTCTGCGCTGGCATTTAAGATCGCAACAGACCCATTCGTAGGTACGCTGACCTTTATGCGTGTTTACTCTGGTGTAGTGAACTCTGGCGATACTGTATACAACTCAGTGAAGCAGAAGCGCGAACGTTTCGGCCGTATTGTACAGATGCACTCAAACAAGCGTGAAGAAGTGAAAGAAGTTCGCGCAGGTGATATTGCCGCGGCAATCGGTCTGAAAGAAGTGACTACTGGTGACACTCTTTGTGACCAGAATGCGAAAGTTGTTCTTGAGCGTATGGAGTTCCCGGATCCTGTAATTCAGATCGCGGTAGAGCCTCGTTCTAAAGCTGACCAGGAAAAAATGGGTATCGCACTGGGTAAACTGGCTGCAGAAGACCCGTCATTCCGCGTAGAAACAGACGATGAGACAGGTCAGACTCTGATTTCTGGTATGGGTGAGCTACACTTAGATATTATCGTTGATCGCATGAAGCGTGAATTCAGCGTTGACTGTAATGTAGGTAAACCTCAGGTTGCTTACCGTGAAACTATTCGTGGTACGACTGAAGTTGAAGGTAAATTCGTTCGTCAGTCTGGTGGTCGTGGTCAGTACGGTCATGTATGGCTGAAGATTGAACCGGCAGAGCAAGGCGAAGGCTTTGTCTTTGTTGACGAAATCGTGGGTGGTGTGGTTCCTAAGGAATACATCAGCTCAGTTGGCAAAGGTGTTGAAGAGCAGATGAATAACGGTGTTTTAGCCGGTTATCCAGTGCTTGATGTTAAAGCAACACTATTTGACGGCTCATACCACGATGTCGATTCCAGTGAGATGGCGTTTAAGATCGCCGGCTCAATGGCGTTCAGGAAGGGTGCTCTTGAAGCGCAGCCTGTACTTCTTGAACCAATGATGAAGGTTGAAGTAACCACTCCGGAAGACTGGATGGGTGATGTGGTTGGTGACCTTAACCGTCGCCGCGGCATTATCGAAGGTATGGACGAAGGACCAGCCGGTCTGAAGATCGTTCGTGCTCAGGTTCCGCTTTCTGAGATGTTCGGTTACGCAACTGACCTGCGTTCTGCGACTCAGGGACGTGCTTCATACTCTATGGAATTCTCTGAGTATGCTGAAGTTCCTAAGAACGTTGCTGAAGCAATTATTGCAGAGCGTGGTTAA
- the tuf gene encoding elongation factor Tu — protein sequence MSKEKFERTKPHVNVGTIGHVDHGKTTLTAAICTTLSKVYGGEAKDFASIDNAPEERERGITIATSHVEYDTPTRHYAHVDCPGHADYVKNMITGAAQMDGGILVVAATDGPMPQTREHILLGRQVGIPYIIVFMNKCDMVDDEELLELVEMEVRELLSEYDFPGDDLPVIQGSALGALNGEEQWEAKIVELAEALDSYIPEPERAVDQPFLMPIEDVFSIQGRGTVVTGRIERGILTVGDEVAIVGIKETTTTTCTGVEMFRKLLDEGRAGENVGALLRGTKRDEVERGQVLAAPGSITPHTKFESEVYVLSKDEGGRHTPFFKGYRPQFYFRTTDVTGNIELPEGVEMVMPGDNIQMTVELIAPIAMDEGLRFAIREGGRTVGAGVVAKIFE from the coding sequence GTGTCTAAAGAAAAATTTGAACGTACTAAACCGCACGTTAACGTTGGTACTATCGGCCACGTTGACCACGGTAAAACAACTCTAACTGCAGCAATCTGTACTACTCTTTCAAAAGTGTACGGTGGTGAAGCAAAAGACTTCGCATCTATCGATAACGCTCCAGAAGAGCGTGAGCGCGGTATCACAATCGCAACTTCTCACGTTGAGTACGATACTCCAACTCGTCACTACGCACACGTAGACTGCCCAGGACACGCTGACTATGTTAAAAACATGATCACTGGTGCTGCGCAGATGGACGGTGGTATCCTTGTAGTTGCTGCAACTGATGGCCCAATGCCTCAGACTCGTGAGCACATCCTACTAGGCCGTCAGGTTGGTATCCCATACATCATCGTATTCATGAACAAATGTGACATGGTTGACGATGAAGAGCTTCTAGAGCTAGTAGAAATGGAAGTTCGTGAACTTCTGTCTGAATACGACTTCCCAGGTGATGACCTACCAGTTATCCAGGGTTCTGCTCTTGGTGCACTTAACGGTGAAGAGCAGTGGGAAGCTAAGATTGTTGAGCTTGCAGAAGCACTAGATTCTTACATCCCAGAGCCAGAGCGTGCTGTAGACCAGCCGTTCCTAATGCCAATCGAAGACGTATTCTCAATCCAGGGTCGTGGTACAGTAGTAACTGGCCGTATCGAGCGTGGTATCCTGACTGTAGGTGATGAAGTAGCAATCGTTGGTATCAAAGAAACTACTACTACTACATGTACTGGTGTTGAAATGTTCCGTAAGCTGCTTGACGAAGGTCGTGCAGGTGAGAACGTTGGTGCACTTCTACGTGGTACTAAGCGTGATGAAGTTGAGCGTGGTCAGGTTCTAGCTGCACCTGGTTCAATCACTCCACACACTAAGTTTGAGTCTGAAGTATACGTACTGTCTAAAGATGAAGGTGGTCGTCACACTCCATTCTTCAAAGGCTACCGTCCACAGTTCTACTTCCGTACAACTGACGTAACTGGTAACATCGAGCTACCAGAAGGCGTAGAAATGGTTATGCCTGGTGATAACATCCAGATGACTGTAGAGCTAATCGCACCAATCGCGATGGACGAAGGTCTACGCTTCGCAATCCGTGAAGGTGGCCGTACAGTAGGTGCTGGTGTTGTTGCTAAGATCTTCGAATAA